In one Sesamum indicum cultivar Zhongzhi No. 13 linkage group LG12, S_indicum_v1.0, whole genome shotgun sequence genomic region, the following are encoded:
- the LOC105174952 gene encoding ABC transporter C family member 3 isoform X1, with protein MEFLHKTSSSFLMGMSVFLSQSRSFSFENMGGDLLLNPVFLRFFTASLHLVLLVVVFLSWVYKKFRSNGNESQKHNVRHVGVLYYRRPTLFSCLGLSFFNLILCVLNLFYWYRNGWSDEKILTLLDLGVRTLAWLALYLFLQFHCLNSRETKYPLALRLWWGLFFSISCYCLVMDFLYYKKHHILSTLFWVSDIVCSVMGLVFSYIGFLGKKMDEDTTLQEPLLNGSAANGGESHKPFKGDETVTPYATAGIYSLFSFSWVGPLISLGYKKTLNLEDVPQLHNPDTAGGAFPILNSKLESYRGGSNRITTIMLAKGLIFTTWREIAISALYVFIYTVASYVGPFLIDAFVQYLNGHRDFKNEGYVLVSAFFIAKLFECLAQRHWFFKVQQAGYRARAALVAKVYDKGLTLSCQSKQGQTTGEIINYMSVDAERIGDFGWYMHDPWMVVLQVVLALAILYRDLGLASVAAFVATVLVMLANIPLGSLQEKFQDGLMKSKDKRMKATSEVLRNMRILKLQSWELKFLSKIMDLRNTETSWLKKYLYTSAVSTFVFWGAPTFVSVVTFGACMLMGVPLESGKILSALATFRILQEPIYNLPDTISMIVQTKVSLDRIASFLSLDDLPPDVVEKLPANSSDTSVEVINGNFSWDVSSPRPTLKDINLRVSHGMRVAICGTVGSGKSSLLSCILGEMPKISGVIRISGTKAYVAQSPWIQSGKIEENILFGKEMDRQRYDRVLEACSLKKDLEILSFGDQTVIGERGINLSGGQKQRIQIARALYQDADIYLFDDPFSAVDAHTGTHLFNECILGLLNSKTVIYVTHQVEFLPAADLILVMRDGKIKQAGKYSDILKSGSDFMELVGAHEEALSALDSIDAGRAAAGEEISRNAKSVLDEQDCQNGGNDKVDDSGETKGQLVEEEEREKGTVGLSVYWKYIRTAYGGLLAPFPLLAQALFQILQIGSNYWMAWATPVSKDVAPHVQGSTLIIVYVALSVGSSFCIFARALLIVTIGYKTANILFNKMHLCIFRAPMSFFDSTPSGRILNRASTDQSTVDLNMASIIGLFAFAIIQLLGIIAVMSLIAWQVFIIFIPVIAICIWLQRYYIASARELARLCGVCKAPVIQHFSETLSGSSTIRSFDQERRFRDISMRLIDGYSRPKFYTAGAMEWLCIRLDVLSLMTFAFSLIFLIAIPEGTIDPSVAGLAVTYGLNLNMLQAWVVWNLCFMENRIISVERILQYTSIPIEPPLVVESNRPESHWPIHGEVNIQDLQVRYAPHMPFVLRGLTCTFFGGKKTGIVGRTGSGKSTLIQTLFRIVEPTVGQILIDGVNISSIGLHDLRSRLSIIPQDPTMFEGTVRSNLDPLEEYTDEQIWEALDKCQLGDEVRKKVGKLDSAVSENGENWSVGQRQLVCLGRVLLKKSKVLVLDEATASVDTATDNLIQQTLKQHFTDSTVITIAHRITSVLDSDMVLLLDNGLLREYDSPEKLLEDKSSSFTKLVAEYSMRSSSSFENLSNVRV; from the exons ATGGAGTTTCTTCACAAAACTTCATCGTCTTTCTTGATGGGTATGTCAGTTTTTCTCTCTCAGTCCCGCTCCTTCTCTTTTGAAAACATGGGCGGTGATTTGCTCCTTAACCCAGTTTTCTTGCGTTTCTTCACCGCCTCTTTGCACCTGGTTTTGTTGGTTGTCGTGTTCCTTTCTTGGGTTTACAAGAAATTTAGGAGCAATGGGAATGAAAGCCAGAAACACAATGTCAGGCACGTTGGTGTTTTGTACTACAGGCGGCCGACTCTGTTTTCCTGTTTGGGTCTTTCATTCTTTAATCTCATTTTATGCGTATTGAACCTCTTTTATTGGTATAGAAATGGTTGGTCTGATGAAAAGATTCTGACTTTATTGGATTTGGGGGTGAGAACACTAGCTTGGTTAGCTCTCTATCTATTCTTGCAATTCCATTGCTTGAATTCGAGGGAAACCAAGTACCCGCTTGCTTTGAGGCTTTGGTGGGGGCTATTCTTCTCCATATCTTGTTATTGCCTTGTAATGGACTTTCTCTATTACAAGAAACACCATATTTTGTCAACTCTGTTTTGGGTCTCTGATATTGTTTGCTCGGTAATGGGTTTAGTTTTCTCTTATATCGGGTTTCTGGGTAAGAAAATGGATGAAGATACCACTCTTCAAGAACCCCTTTTAAATGGTAGTGCTGCTAATGGTGGAGAGTCTCACAAACCTTTCAAAGGGGATGAGACTGTGACTCCTTATGCTACAGCTGGTATTTATagtctcttttctttctcttgggTGGGTCCTTTGATATCCCTTGGGTACAAGAAAACGCTGAACCTGGAGGATGTTCCTCAGCTTCACAATCCTGATACTGCTGGTGGGGCATTTCCAATTTTAAACAGTAAGCTGGAGTCTTATCGTGGAGGAAGTAACAGAATCACAACAATCATGCTGGCGAAGGGATTAATTTTCACCACCTGGAGGGAAATTGCAATATCTGCTCTCTACGTGTTCATATACACAGTGGCTTCTTACGTTGGTCCGTTCCTCATTGACGCTTTCGTTCAATACTTAAATGGACATAGAGATTTCAAAAATGAAGGCTATGTGTTAGTTTCTGCTTTTTTCATTGCAAAGTTGTTCGAGTGTTTGGCACAGAGACATTGGTTTTTTAAGGTGCAACAGGCTGGATATAGGGCGAGGGCGGCATTGGTTGCCAAAGTCTATGACAAGGGATTGACTCTTTCGTGCCAATCGAAGCAAGGGCAAACAACAGgggaaattataaattacatgtCGGTTGATGCTGAGAGGATAGGTGACTTTGGTTGGTACATGCATGATCCATGGATGGTTGTTCTACAGGTTGTCCTGGCATTGGCAATCTTATATAGAGACCTTGGGCTTGCTTCCGTAGCTGCATTTGTTGCTACTGTCCTGGTGATGTTAGCAAATATTCCACTGGGAAGTTTGCAGGAGAAATTTCAGGACGGGCTGATGAAATCtaaagataaaagaatgaaGGCGACCTCTGAAGTCTTGAGGAATATGAGAATTCTCAAACTTCAGTCTTGGGAGTTGAAGTTCCTATCTAAAATTATGGATCTTAGGAATACTGAAACAAGTTggttgaaaaaatatctttatacTTCAGCTGTCAGCACGTTTGTCTTTTGGGGTGCTCCTACATTTGTGTCTGTGGTGACTTTTGGTGCTTGTATGCTAATGGGAGTCCCACTTGAGTCAGGGAAGATACTGTCTGCGCTTGCAACCTTcagaattcttcaagaacCTATATATAACCTCCCTGATACAATATCCATGATTGTTCAGACTAAGGTTTCTCTTGATCGAATTGcatcatttctttctcttgaCGACCTACCACCAGATGTAGTAGAGAAACTTCCAGCTAATAGTTCTGATACATCTGTTGAGGTAATCAATGGAAATTTTTCCTGGGATGTATCATCTCCTAGGCCTACACtgaaagatattaatttaagggTTTCTCATGGTATGAGGGTTGCGATTTGTGGCACAGTTGGTTCTGGCAAGTCAAGCTTACTTTCTTGTATTTTGGGGGAAATGCCAAAAATATCTGGGGTTATTAGGATCTCTGGAACAAAGGCCTATGTTGCTCAGTCACCTTGGATACAAAGTGGAaagattgaagaaaatatactgTTTGGTAAGGAGATGGACAGACAACGGTATGACAGGGTCCTGGAAGCATGTTCACTGAAGAAAGACCTGGAAATTCTCTCATTTGGGGATCAGACTGTTATTGGCGAGCGGGGAATCAACTTAAGTGGTGGACAGAAGCAGAGGATACAGATTGCACGTGCACTCTACCAAGATGCTgacatttatttgtttgacgATCCATTTAGTGCAGTGGATGCACACACAGGAACTCATCTTTTTAAT GAGTGCATTCTGGGGCTTCTGAATTCCAAAACTGTTATCTATGTTACGCATCAAGTGGAGTTTCTGCCTGCTGCAGACCTTATTTTG GTCATGAGAGATGGAAAAATTAAACAGGCTGGCAAGTATAGTGACATTCTGAAATCTGGAAGTGACTTCATGGAACTTGTTGGTGCTCACGAGGAGGCTTTATCAGCTCTGGATTCCATAGATGCTGGGAGAGCAGCTGCTGGTGAGGAGATTTCTCGAAATGCTAAGTCTGTTTTGGATGAACAGGATTGTCAAAATGGTGGAAATGATAAAGTAGATGACAGTGGGGAAACAAAGGGTCAGcttgttgaagaagaagaaagagagaaaggaaCTGTTGGATTGTCAGTTTACTGGAAATACATCAGAACAGCATATGGAGGTCTTCTTGCCCCCTTTCCATTGCTGGCACAGGCTCTCtttcaaatacttcaaattGGAAGCAATTATTGGATGGCTTGGGCAACTCCAGTGTCAAAGGATGTGGCACCTCACGTCCAAGGCTCGACGCTCATCATTGTCTATGTTGCTTTGTCAGTTGGAAGTTCTTTCTGTATTTTTGCGCGGGCATTACTCATTGTGACAATCGGGTACAAGACAGCAAATATTCTCTTTAACAAGATGCATCTTTGCATATTTCGTGCCCCCATGTCTTTCTTCGACTCCACCCCCAGTGGACGAATTCTCAATAGA GCTTCTACAGACCAAAGTACTGTGGATTTGAACATGGCATCCATCATTGGGCTATTTGCTTTTGCCATAATACAGCTTTTAGGAATTATCGCTGTCATGTCGCTCATTGCCTGGCAGGTCTTCATTATCTTTATCCCTGTGATTGCTATTTGCATATGGTTGCAG CGATATTACATAGCTTCAGCACGAGAACTCGCCCGATTATGTGGGGTATGCAAAGCTCCAGTTATACAGCACTTCTCGGAGACGCTTTCAGGGTCGAGTACGATCAGAAGTTTTGATCAAGAACGCAGATTCCGAGACATAAGCATGAGACTGATAGATGGATATTCACGGCCAAAATTTTATACTGCTGGTGCCATGGAATGGCTGTGCATTCGTTTGGATGTTTTGTCTCTAATGACTTTTGCCTTTTCGTTGATTTTCCTGATTGCTATTCCAGAAGGAACTATTGATCCAA GTGTTGCTGGGTTAGCGGTGACATACGgccttaatttaaatatgttgCAAGCTTGGGTTGTCTGGAATCTTTGCTTCATGGAAAATAGAATCATATCAGTTGAGAGAATACTTCAGTACACTTCTATTCCAATCGAACCCCCTCTTGTAGTAGAGTCAAACAGGCCAGAGAGTCATTGGCCAATACATGGAGAAGTTAATATCCAAGATCTTCAG gttCGATATGCTCCTCACATGCCGTTCGTGTTACGAGGCCTTACATGTACTTTCTTTGGAGGGAAGAAGACTGGAATAGTAGGGAGGACAGGAAGTGGTAAATCAACTCTTATTCAGACCCTCTTCCGCATTGTTGAACCAACCGTTGGACAGATATTGATTGATGGTGTCAACATCTCATCTATTGGACTTCATGATTTACGGTCTAGATTAAGCATAATCCCACAGGATCCAACCATGTTTGAGGGCACCGTTCGGAGTAACCTGGATCCCCTTGAAGAATACACGGATGAGCAGATATGGGAG GCTCTTGATAAATGCCAGCTTGGTGATGAGGTCCGGAAAAAGGTAGGGAAGCTCGATTCTGCAG TATCTGAGAATGGAGAGAATTGGAGTGTTGGTCAACGGCAATTAGTTTGCCTTGGGCGCGTGCTACTAAAGAAAAGCAAGGTTCTGGTGCTCGATGAGGCAACTGCATCAGTAGACACTGCAACCGATAACCTCATCCAGCAAACTCTCAAGCAGCATTTTACTGACTCAACAGTGATAACAATCGCACACAGGATAACATCCGTACTCGACAGCGATATGGTTTTACTATTAGACAACG GCCTTCTTAGGGAATATGATTCTCCAGAAAAGTTGCTGGAGGACAAGTCTTCATCATTCACAAAGCTCGTAGCAGAATACAGCATGAGATCAAGTTCCAGTTTCGAAAATCTTTCAAATGTCCGAGTATGA
- the LOC105174952 gene encoding ABC transporter C family member 3 isoform X2, with amino-acid sequence MEFLHKTSSSFLMGMSVFLSQSRSFSFENMGGDLLLNPVFLRFFTASLHLVLLVVVFLSWVYKKFRSNGNESQKHNVRHVGVLYYRRPTLFSCLGLSFFNLILCVLNLFYWYRNGWSDEKILTLLDLGVRTLAWLALYLFLQFHCLNSRETKYPLALRLWWGLFFSISCYCLVMDFLYYKKHHILSTLFWVSDIVCSVMGLVFSYIGFLGKKMDEDTTLQEPLLNGSAANGGESHKPFKGDETVTPYATAGIYSLFSFSWVGPLISLGYKKTLNLEDVPQLHNPDTAGGAFPILNSKLESYRGGSNRITTIMLAKGLIFTTWREIAISALYVFIYTVASYVGPFLIDAFVQYLNGHRDFKNEGYVLVSAFFIAKLFECLAQRHWFFKVQQAGYRARAALVAKVYDKGLTLSCQSKQGQTTGEIINYMSVDAERIGDFGWYMHDPWMVVLQVVLALAILYRDLGLASVAAFVATVLVMLANIPLGSLQEKFQDGLMKSKDKRMKATSEVLRNMRILKLQSWELKFLSKIMDLRNTETSWLKKYLYTSAVSTFVFWGAPTFVSVVTFGACMLMGVPLESGKILSALATFRILQEPIYNLPDTISMIVQTKVSLDRIASFLSLDDLPPDVVEKLPANSSDTSVEVINGNFSWDVSSPRPTLKDINLRVSHGMRVAICGTVGSGKSSLLSCILGEMPKISGVIRISGTKAYVAQSPWIQSGKIEENILFGKEMDRQRYDRVLEACSLKKDLEILSFGDQTVIGERGINLSGGQKQRIQIARALYQDADIYLFDDPFSAVDAHTGTHLFNECILGLLNSKTVIYVTHQVEFLPAADLILVMRDGKIKQAGKYSDILKSGSDFMELVGAHEEALSALDSIDAGRAAAGEEISRNAKSVLDEQDCQNGGNDKVDDSGETKGQLVEEEEREKGTVGLSVYWKYIRTAYGGLLAPFPLLAQALFQILQIGSNYWMAWATPVSKDVAPHVQGSTLIIVYVALSVGSSFCIFARALLIVTIGYKTANILFNKMHLCIFRAPMSFFDSTPSGRILNRASTDQSTVDLNMASIIGLFAFAIIQLLGIIAVMSLIAWQVFIIFIPVIAICIWLQRYYIASARELARLCGVCKAPVIQHFSETLSGSSTIRSFDQERRFRDISMRLIDGYSRPKFYTAGAMEWLCIRLDVLSLMTFAFSLIFLIAIPEGTIDPSVAGLAVTYGLNLNMLQAWVVWNLCFMENRIISVERILQYTSIPIEPPLVVESNRPESHWPIHGEVNIQDLQVRYAPHMPFVLRGLTCTFFGGKKTGIVGRTGSGKSTLIQTLFRIVEPTVGQILIDGVNISSIGLHDLRSRLSIIPQDPTMFEGTVRSNLDPLEEYTDEQIWEALDKCQLGDEVRKKYLRMERIGVLVNGN; translated from the exons ATGGAGTTTCTTCACAAAACTTCATCGTCTTTCTTGATGGGTATGTCAGTTTTTCTCTCTCAGTCCCGCTCCTTCTCTTTTGAAAACATGGGCGGTGATTTGCTCCTTAACCCAGTTTTCTTGCGTTTCTTCACCGCCTCTTTGCACCTGGTTTTGTTGGTTGTCGTGTTCCTTTCTTGGGTTTACAAGAAATTTAGGAGCAATGGGAATGAAAGCCAGAAACACAATGTCAGGCACGTTGGTGTTTTGTACTACAGGCGGCCGACTCTGTTTTCCTGTTTGGGTCTTTCATTCTTTAATCTCATTTTATGCGTATTGAACCTCTTTTATTGGTATAGAAATGGTTGGTCTGATGAAAAGATTCTGACTTTATTGGATTTGGGGGTGAGAACACTAGCTTGGTTAGCTCTCTATCTATTCTTGCAATTCCATTGCTTGAATTCGAGGGAAACCAAGTACCCGCTTGCTTTGAGGCTTTGGTGGGGGCTATTCTTCTCCATATCTTGTTATTGCCTTGTAATGGACTTTCTCTATTACAAGAAACACCATATTTTGTCAACTCTGTTTTGGGTCTCTGATATTGTTTGCTCGGTAATGGGTTTAGTTTTCTCTTATATCGGGTTTCTGGGTAAGAAAATGGATGAAGATACCACTCTTCAAGAACCCCTTTTAAATGGTAGTGCTGCTAATGGTGGAGAGTCTCACAAACCTTTCAAAGGGGATGAGACTGTGACTCCTTATGCTACAGCTGGTATTTATagtctcttttctttctcttgggTGGGTCCTTTGATATCCCTTGGGTACAAGAAAACGCTGAACCTGGAGGATGTTCCTCAGCTTCACAATCCTGATACTGCTGGTGGGGCATTTCCAATTTTAAACAGTAAGCTGGAGTCTTATCGTGGAGGAAGTAACAGAATCACAACAATCATGCTGGCGAAGGGATTAATTTTCACCACCTGGAGGGAAATTGCAATATCTGCTCTCTACGTGTTCATATACACAGTGGCTTCTTACGTTGGTCCGTTCCTCATTGACGCTTTCGTTCAATACTTAAATGGACATAGAGATTTCAAAAATGAAGGCTATGTGTTAGTTTCTGCTTTTTTCATTGCAAAGTTGTTCGAGTGTTTGGCACAGAGACATTGGTTTTTTAAGGTGCAACAGGCTGGATATAGGGCGAGGGCGGCATTGGTTGCCAAAGTCTATGACAAGGGATTGACTCTTTCGTGCCAATCGAAGCAAGGGCAAACAACAGgggaaattataaattacatgtCGGTTGATGCTGAGAGGATAGGTGACTTTGGTTGGTACATGCATGATCCATGGATGGTTGTTCTACAGGTTGTCCTGGCATTGGCAATCTTATATAGAGACCTTGGGCTTGCTTCCGTAGCTGCATTTGTTGCTACTGTCCTGGTGATGTTAGCAAATATTCCACTGGGAAGTTTGCAGGAGAAATTTCAGGACGGGCTGATGAAATCtaaagataaaagaatgaaGGCGACCTCTGAAGTCTTGAGGAATATGAGAATTCTCAAACTTCAGTCTTGGGAGTTGAAGTTCCTATCTAAAATTATGGATCTTAGGAATACTGAAACAAGTTggttgaaaaaatatctttatacTTCAGCTGTCAGCACGTTTGTCTTTTGGGGTGCTCCTACATTTGTGTCTGTGGTGACTTTTGGTGCTTGTATGCTAATGGGAGTCCCACTTGAGTCAGGGAAGATACTGTCTGCGCTTGCAACCTTcagaattcttcaagaacCTATATATAACCTCCCTGATACAATATCCATGATTGTTCAGACTAAGGTTTCTCTTGATCGAATTGcatcatttctttctcttgaCGACCTACCACCAGATGTAGTAGAGAAACTTCCAGCTAATAGTTCTGATACATCTGTTGAGGTAATCAATGGAAATTTTTCCTGGGATGTATCATCTCCTAGGCCTACACtgaaagatattaatttaagggTTTCTCATGGTATGAGGGTTGCGATTTGTGGCACAGTTGGTTCTGGCAAGTCAAGCTTACTTTCTTGTATTTTGGGGGAAATGCCAAAAATATCTGGGGTTATTAGGATCTCTGGAACAAAGGCCTATGTTGCTCAGTCACCTTGGATACAAAGTGGAaagattgaagaaaatatactgTTTGGTAAGGAGATGGACAGACAACGGTATGACAGGGTCCTGGAAGCATGTTCACTGAAGAAAGACCTGGAAATTCTCTCATTTGGGGATCAGACTGTTATTGGCGAGCGGGGAATCAACTTAAGTGGTGGACAGAAGCAGAGGATACAGATTGCACGTGCACTCTACCAAGATGCTgacatttatttgtttgacgATCCATTTAGTGCAGTGGATGCACACACAGGAACTCATCTTTTTAAT GAGTGCATTCTGGGGCTTCTGAATTCCAAAACTGTTATCTATGTTACGCATCAAGTGGAGTTTCTGCCTGCTGCAGACCTTATTTTG GTCATGAGAGATGGAAAAATTAAACAGGCTGGCAAGTATAGTGACATTCTGAAATCTGGAAGTGACTTCATGGAACTTGTTGGTGCTCACGAGGAGGCTTTATCAGCTCTGGATTCCATAGATGCTGGGAGAGCAGCTGCTGGTGAGGAGATTTCTCGAAATGCTAAGTCTGTTTTGGATGAACAGGATTGTCAAAATGGTGGAAATGATAAAGTAGATGACAGTGGGGAAACAAAGGGTCAGcttgttgaagaagaagaaagagagaaaggaaCTGTTGGATTGTCAGTTTACTGGAAATACATCAGAACAGCATATGGAGGTCTTCTTGCCCCCTTTCCATTGCTGGCACAGGCTCTCtttcaaatacttcaaattGGAAGCAATTATTGGATGGCTTGGGCAACTCCAGTGTCAAAGGATGTGGCACCTCACGTCCAAGGCTCGACGCTCATCATTGTCTATGTTGCTTTGTCAGTTGGAAGTTCTTTCTGTATTTTTGCGCGGGCATTACTCATTGTGACAATCGGGTACAAGACAGCAAATATTCTCTTTAACAAGATGCATCTTTGCATATTTCGTGCCCCCATGTCTTTCTTCGACTCCACCCCCAGTGGACGAATTCTCAATAGA GCTTCTACAGACCAAAGTACTGTGGATTTGAACATGGCATCCATCATTGGGCTATTTGCTTTTGCCATAATACAGCTTTTAGGAATTATCGCTGTCATGTCGCTCATTGCCTGGCAGGTCTTCATTATCTTTATCCCTGTGATTGCTATTTGCATATGGTTGCAG CGATATTACATAGCTTCAGCACGAGAACTCGCCCGATTATGTGGGGTATGCAAAGCTCCAGTTATACAGCACTTCTCGGAGACGCTTTCAGGGTCGAGTACGATCAGAAGTTTTGATCAAGAACGCAGATTCCGAGACATAAGCATGAGACTGATAGATGGATATTCACGGCCAAAATTTTATACTGCTGGTGCCATGGAATGGCTGTGCATTCGTTTGGATGTTTTGTCTCTAATGACTTTTGCCTTTTCGTTGATTTTCCTGATTGCTATTCCAGAAGGAACTATTGATCCAA GTGTTGCTGGGTTAGCGGTGACATACGgccttaatttaaatatgttgCAAGCTTGGGTTGTCTGGAATCTTTGCTTCATGGAAAATAGAATCATATCAGTTGAGAGAATACTTCAGTACACTTCTATTCCAATCGAACCCCCTCTTGTAGTAGAGTCAAACAGGCCAGAGAGTCATTGGCCAATACATGGAGAAGTTAATATCCAAGATCTTCAG gttCGATATGCTCCTCACATGCCGTTCGTGTTACGAGGCCTTACATGTACTTTCTTTGGAGGGAAGAAGACTGGAATAGTAGGGAGGACAGGAAGTGGTAAATCAACTCTTATTCAGACCCTCTTCCGCATTGTTGAACCAACCGTTGGACAGATATTGATTGATGGTGTCAACATCTCATCTATTGGACTTCATGATTTACGGTCTAGATTAAGCATAATCCCACAGGATCCAACCATGTTTGAGGGCACCGTTCGGAGTAACCTGGATCCCCTTGAAGAATACACGGATGAGCAGATATGGGAG GCTCTTGATAAATGCCAGCTTGGTGATGAGGTCCGGAAAAAG TATCTGAGAATGGAGAGAATTGGAGTGTTGGTCAACGGCAATTAG